One Malus sylvestris chromosome 14, drMalSylv7.2, whole genome shotgun sequence DNA segment encodes these proteins:
- the LOC126599800 gene encoding translocon at the outer membrane of chloroplasts 64-like: MGSQAANLWVLLGLGLAGILLMTRKLKKTIREDFGAFVERLQLLPPPQPAPPKAPHPLTGLTFAVSDVFEIEGHVTGFGHPDWGRTHDAASRTYPVVSTLVEGGATCTGITVVDELAYSITGENKHYGTPTNPAASSRKPGGSSSGAAVAVAADLVDFSLGLDTVGGVRVPAGSCGIIGFRASHGSVSHAGFIPVSTSLDTVGWFAKDPNVLRRVGHVLLQLPYAVSRSPRQIVIADDCFQEVKIPVDRIVQVVIKSTEKLFGKQVLKHENIGDYYNSKVPSLKKFHGQKTNGEVKTSSLKLLANVVQFLQRHEFRHNHGEWIDSVKPVLEPATSAQICGPLEASDEEIEICKSIRNELRAAVSSLLKDDGILVIPTIADPPAKLGGKEMLSEDFRNRTFGLLSIASLSGCCQVTAPLGFYDKCPVSVSFIARHGGDRFLLDALHTMYMSLQEQADIASKSRSSKNALTKEQSAEIAKEKGNQAYKDREWQKAIGFYSEAIKLSGNNATYYSNRAQAYLEVGSFIQAEADCTKAINLDKKNVKAYFRRGTAREMLGYYKEAIEDFRHTLVLEPTNKRAAVAAEKLRKLFL, from the exons ATGGGGTCTCAGGCCGCCAATCTGTGGGTTCTGCTGGGTTTAGGTTTGGCTGGAATTCTCCTGATGACAAGGAAGCTGAAGAAAACCATAAGAGAAGACTTTGGCGCCTTTGTTGAGCGGCTTCAGCTTCTTCCTCCGCCGCAGCCTGCTCCTCCCAAGGCTCCACACCCCCTCACCGGCCTCACCTTCGCTGTCTCCGACGT ATTTGAAATTGAGGGACATGTAACTGGTTTTGGTCATCCTGATTGGGGAAGAACACATGATGCGGCTTCCCGGACGTATCCTGTGGTTTCCACTCTTGTCGAAGGAGGTGCCACATGCACTGGGATAACTGTTGTGGATGAATTGGCATATAG TATTACTGGAGAAAATAAGCATTATGGTACCCCCACCAATCCAGCAGCATCTTCAAGAAAACCAGGTGGATCCTCTAGTGGAGCTGCTGTGGCTGTAGCCgctgatcttgttgacttttcaCTGG GTCTTGATACTGTTGGTGGTGTTAGAGTACCTGCTGGGTCTTGTGGCATCATTGGATTCCGAGCTTCACATGGCTCTGTTTCTCATGCTGGATTTATACCTGTTTCTACAAGTCTGGATACTGTTG GATGGTTTGCTAAGGATCCTAATGTCCTGCGTCGTGTTGGACACGTGCTGCTGCAACTTCCTTATGCAGTTTCACGCAGTCCAAGACAAATTGTAATAGCTGATGATTGCTTTCAAGAAGTAAAGATTCCAGTTGATAGGATTGTTCAAGTGGTTATCAAATCCACTGAGAAGCTTTTTGgaa AACAAGTGTTGAAACATGAAAATATTGGGGACTACTACAATTcaaaagttccaagcttgaaaaaGTTTCATGGCCAGAAGACAAATGGTGAAGTAAAGACTTCATCCCTCAAATTGCTTGCCAATGTTGTGCAGTTTCTTCAAAG GCATGAGTTCAGACATAATCATGGGGAGTGGATTGATTCGGTAAAGCCTGTTTTGGAGCCTGCTACTTCAGCGCAAATATGTGGGCCACTGGAGGCATCCGATGAGGAGATTGAGATATGCAAGTCAATTAGGAATGAATTACGGGCAGCTGTCAGCTCTCTATTGAAG GATGATGGAATTTTGGTTATCCCAACTATAGCAGACCCCCCTGCAAAACTTGGGGGGAAGGAGATGCTCTCTGAGGACTTCCGGAATCGTACTTTTGGTCTCTTAAGTATTGCAAGCCTGTCAGGCTGTTGTCAG GTCACAGCACCTCTGGGATTTTATGACAAGTGCCCTGTTTCAGTTTCTTTCATAGCCAGGCATGGGGGTGATCGCTTTTTACTGGATGCACTACACACTATGTATATGTCTTTACAGGAGCAGGCCGATATTGCTTCAAAATCCAGATCATCCAAAAATGCTCTCACCAAGGAACAATCTGCTGAAATTGCCAAGGAAAAG GGAAATCAAGCATACAAAGATAGAGAGTGGCAGAAGGCTATTGGCTTTTATTCAGAAGCTATCAAACTTAGTGGCAACAATGCAACGTATTACAGTAACAGGGCTCAAGCATATCTTGAAGTTGGAAG TTTCATTCAAGCGGAGGCAGATTGTACAAAAGCCATCAACCTTGACAAAAAG AATGTGAAAGCTTATTTCCGAAGAGGCACTGCAAGGGAGATGCTGGGTTACTATAAGGAAGCGATTGAAG ACTTTAGACACACACTTGTTCTTGAGCCAACCAACAAACGAGCAGCTGTTGCTGCTGAAAAATTGAGGAAGCTGTTCCTGTAG
- the LOC126600747 gene encoding uncharacterized protein LOC126600747: MRRASTLASLPLLSRSLSTAHGGAAVASAPTTYCLLQVALYGTTSTGSQAPRRWLDSFYGGSGRKLAIGVAGTLASVAVATSLAPEVYAKEPPPAALVPKEVVLYQYEACPFCNKVKAFLDYHDIPYKVVEVNPLSKKEIKWSDYKKVPILMVDGEQLVDSSAIIDQLNSKIVPERSAASSSDDDEEKKWRQWVDNHLVHMLSPNIYRNTSEALESFDYITSNGNFSYTEKISVKYAGAAAMYFVSKKLKKKYNITDERASLYEAAETWVDALNGRDFLGGSKPNLADLAVFGVLRPIRYLRSGKDMVEHTRIGEWYSRMERAVGEPARIKE, translated from the exons ATGAGAAGGGCTTCCACTCTCGCCTCACTCCCCCTCCTCTCCCGATCCCTTTCCACCGCCCACGGCGGCGCCGCCGTAGCGTCAGCCCCCACCACCTACTGTCTTCTCCAGGTTGCTCTGTACGGGACCACCTCCACCGGTTCTCAGGCTCCCCGTCGATGGCTCGATTCGTTTTACGGAGGTTCGGGTCGGAAGCTGGCAATCGGCGTCGCCGGAACTCTGGCTTCGGTCGCGGTCGCCACGTCGCTCGCTCCGGAGGTCTATGCCAAAGAGCCGCCTCCGGCTGCGCTTGTTCCGAAGGAAGTTGTGCTTTACCAGTACGAAGCCTGCCCTTTCTGCAACAaagttaaag CATTCTTGGATTACCACGATATACCCTACAAAGTTGTGGAGGTCAACCCACTTAGTAAGAAAGAGATTAAATGGTCTGATTATAAGAAGGTTCCTATACTAATGGTGGACGGAGAGCAGCTGGTAGACTCATCAG CTATAATTGATCAGTTGAATAGCAAAATTGTTCCTGAGAGATCAGCTGCTTCTTCCTCAGATGACGATGAAGAGAAAAAGTGGCGCCA GTGGGTTGATAATCACTTGGTGCATATGTTGTCACCAAACATATACCGAAATACATCGGAGGCCCTTGAGTCCTTTGACTATATCACAAGCAATG GTAATTTTAGCTACACAGAAAAAATTTCAGTGAAGTATGCTGGTGCTGCAGCTATGTATTTTGTTTCAAAGAAACTAAAGAAGAAATATAATATTACTGATGAGCGTGCATCCCTGTATGAAGCAGCAGAAACATGGGTTGATGCTCTTAACGGGCGGGACTTCCTTG GGGGCTCCAAACCTAATTTGGCAGACCTTGCTGTTTTTGGGGTGCTAAGACCAATCCGTTATTTGAGGTCGGGTAAAGATATGGTGGAGCACACACGCATCGGTGAATGGTACTCAAGAATGGAGCGTGCCGTGGGAGAGCCTGCAAGGATTAAGGAGTAA
- the LOC126599684 gene encoding zinc finger protein VAR3, chloroplastic-like, whose amino-acid sequence MSAASKLMRFGTSLLHAPTRTLSPTPSLLSLKPFAAPKSLRFPRYASSSAAIESIDTVPATSTEAPPPHHPWPEWVAFVDRLKTKGYFTGTPPKESDVYTDINEVKEASLSFARDRYDVFKSLSMEDIQAVVEGGCPNLFRKAVNSAKRLRFHLRLDEGDVCGGCNLRGSCDRAYVVLKESEAAARTVDIVRILLFYALDPVVFSEGEKPPGRELLETSARKLLSELLQLSETAVDPSLPKPAAKTIEKKKFYPSFIGDELSQDVEMKRGDWMCPKCNFMNFAKNLRCLQCKEDGPRKADAGDLEIEMKKGDWICTECSFMNFSRNIRCLKCKAEGPKRVGPDVEMKKGDWTCPKCTFMNFASNRKCLRCQDPRPKKNPADWDCPSCDFLNYGRNAVCLKCNGKRPKEETTEYEEQMWRRPR is encoded by the exons ATGTCAGCTGCTTCAAAACTCATGCGTTTTGGGACCTCACTCCTCCACGCTCCCACAAGGACTCTCTCTCCTACCCCTtcacttctctctctaaaaccctTCGCCGCTCCCAAGTCTCTGCGCTTCCCCCGGTACGCCTCCTCTTCGGCTGCGATTGAAAGTATTGACACCGTCCCCGCCACCAGCACAGAAGCTCCGCCGCCGCACCACCCCTGGCCCGAGTGGGTGGCCTTCGTCGACCGCTTGAAGACCAAGGGGTACTTCACCGGAACGCCGCCGAAGGAGAGCGATGTTTACACGGATATAAATGAAGTTAAGGAGGCCTCTCTCAGCTTTGCTCGTGACCGCTATGATGTTTTCAA ATCATTGTCTATGGAAGATATTCAAGCAGTTGTGGAGGGTGGATGTCCCAATCTTTTCCGGAAAGCTGTGAATTCAGCAAAAAGATTGCGATTCCACTTGAGACTAGATGAAGGGGAT GTTTGTGGTGGTTGTAATCTCCGAGGTTCCTGCGATAGAGCTTATGTGGTTCTTAAGGAATCTGAAGCAGCAGCACGTACAGTGGATATAGTGCGAATACTATTGTTTTATGCTCTAGACCCCGTTGTTTTTTCTGAGGGAGAGAAACCACCTGGTAGAGAGCTTCTGGAAACATCTGCAAGGAAGCTGCTCTCTGAGTTGCTTCAACTCAGCGAAACAGCTGTTGACCCATCACTTCCAAAGCCTGCTGCCAAAACTATTGAGAAGAAGAAATTTTATCCAAGTTTCATTGGTGATGAACTATCTCAAGATGTTGAAATGAAGAGAGGAGATTGGATGTGTCCCAA GTGCAATTTTATGAACTTTGCTAAAAATTTAAGATGCCTACAATGTAAAGAAGATGGCCCAAGAAAAGCTGATGCGGGTGATCTTGAAATCGAAATGAAAAAGGGAGACTGGATCTGCACCGA ATGCAGTTTCATGAACTTCTCTAGAAACATACGCTGCCTAAAGTGCAAAGCTGAAGGGCCAAAGAGAGTCGGTCCAGATGTTGAGATGAAGAAAGGAGACTGGACTTGCCCAAA GTGTACATTCATGAATTTCGCAAGCAATAGGAAGTGTTTGCGTTGTCAAGATCCACGGCCCAAGAAAAATCCTGCAGACTGGGACTGTCCCTC ATGCGATTTCTTGAATTATGGCAGAAACGCGGTTTGCCTGAAGTGCAATGGTAAACGCCCTAAAGAAGAAACTACCGAGTACGAGGAGCAGATGTGGAGGCGTCCGCGCTAG
- the LOC126599683 gene encoding ERAD-associated E3 ubiquitin-protein ligase component HRD3A-like: MNFAARKLLFSLLIFSLFPLSLCARPFILVLSQDDLLNTPTPPDDSPPAADSAPNESPDLDEFGYSDAAQSEEELDPGSWRPIFEPDPFKADPATHPDDGYYSTVSKLIKSVSSGDTALMDAAVSEIEDSASRGLPHARSVLGFLCGTGQMRKQNKAKAFAYHYFAAEGGNMQSKMALAYTYFRQDMFDKAVKLYSELAEAAVNSFLISRDSPVIEAVRIHSGAEENKEALRKSRGEEDEDFQILEYQAQKGNSAAMYKLGLFYYFGLRGLRRDHAKALSWFLKALEKGEPRAMELLGEIYARGAGVERNYTKALEWLTLAAKQDHYSAYNGIGYLYVKGYGVKKKNYTKAKEYFEKAADNQEGGGHYNLGVMYLKGIGVKRDVKLACQYFIFAANAGQPKAFYQLGKMFHTGVGLKKNLPRATALYKLVAERGPWSSLSRWALESYLRGDVGKAFFLYSRMAELGYEVAQSNAAWILDKYGERSMCMGESGLCTNAERHQRAHSLWWQASEQGNEHAALLIGDAYYYGQGTERDYERAAEAYKHARSQSNAQAMFNLGYMHEHGHGLPLDLHLAKRYYDQALEIDSAAKLPVTLALTSLWIRKNYADGFLVHIIDSLPEAYPKVEEWVDTVLLDEGNATILTLFVCLLTVLYLRERQRRHAVAAPDAMAALHHPNEHVAPPM; encoded by the exons ATGAATTTTGCAGCTCGAAAGCTCCTCTTCTCTCTCCtgattttctctctcttccccctctctctctgcgCCCGTCCCTTCATCCTCGTTCTCTCGCAAGACGATCTCCTAAACACCCCCACCCCGCCCGACGACTCGCCGCCCGCCGCCGACTCAGCTCCAAATGAGTCGCCGGACTTGGACGAGTTTGGCTACTCCGACGCCGCGCAGTCCGAGGAGGAGCTCGACCCGGGATCCTGGCGCCCAATCTTCGAACCCGACCCCTTTAAGGCCGACCCGGCTACCCACCCCGACGACGGATACTACTCCACCGTATCCAAATTAATAAAGTCCGTTAGCTCCGGCGACACCGCGCTCATGGACGCCGCCGTTTCCGAGATCGAGGACTCGGCTTCCCGCGGCCTCCCTCACGCGCGGTCCGTTCTGGGGTTTCTGTGCGGTACGGGCCAGATGAGGAAGCAGAACAAGGCCAAGGCTTTCGCGTACCATTACTTCGCCGCCGAGGGCGGCAACATGCAGTCGAAGATGGCCCTCGCGTATACTTACTTCAGGCAAGAT ATGTTTGATAAAGCGGTGAAATTGTACTCGGAATTGGCCGAGGCAGCTGTGAATAGCTTCCTGATTTCGAGGGACTCGCCGGTGATCGAGGCGGTGAGGATCCACAGCGGAGCGGAGGAGAACAAGGAGGCATTGAGGAAGAGCCGCGGCGAAGAAGACGAGGACTTTCAAATTTTGGAGTACCAAGCTCAGAAGGGAAACTCCGCGGCAATGTATAAGCTGGGCCTGTTTTACTATTTCGGGCTGAGAGGGTTGCGCCGCGACCACGCCAAGGCGTTGTCGTGGTTTCTGAAGGCGTTGGAGAAGGGAGAGCCTCGGGCGATGGAGCTCCTCGGAGAGATTTATGCTAGGGGAGCTGGTGTTGAGAGGAATTACACCAAGGCTCTGGAGTGGCTTACACTTGCAGCCAAACAGGATCATTATTCGGCATATAACGGGATTGGGTATTTGTATGTTAAAGGATATGgggtgaagaagaagaactaCACTAAA GCAAAGGAGTATTTTGAGAAAGCTGCTGATAATCAAGAAGGTGGCGGGCACTATAACCTGGGAGTAATGTATCTCAAAGGAATTGGGGTAAAGAGAGATGTTAAACTTGCATGTCAATACTTCATCTTTGCTGCGAATGCTGGTCAACCCAAGGCATTCTACCAGCTAGGGAAGATGTTTCATACAGGAGTCGGGCTTAAGAAGAATCTTCCACGG GCCACTGCATTATACAAATTAGTTGCAGAAAGGGGACCGTGGAGCTCCTTGTCTCGATGGGCACTTGAATCATACTTAAGAGGGGACGTGGGCAAGGCATTTTTCTTGTATTCAAGGATGGCCGAGTTAGGCTATGAGGTAGCGCAGAGTAACGCTGCATGGATTCTTGACAAATATGGAGAGCGAAGCATGTGCATGGGAGAATCCGGTTTGTGCACTAATGCAGAAAGGCATCAGCGAGCACATTCATTATGGTGGCAAGCATCTGAGCAGGGTAATGAACACGCTGCTTTGCTGATTGGGGATGCGTATTACTATGGTCAG GGTACTGAGAGGGATTATGAACGAGCGGCAGAGGCTTACAAGCATGCAAGGTCCCAGTCTAACGCCCAAGCCATGTTCAACCTTGGTTACATGCATGAGCACGGACATGGGCTGCCTTTGGATCTTCATCTTGCAAAGCGTTACTATGATCAAGCCCTAGAGATTGATTCGGCAGCAAAGTTGCCTGTCACGCTAGCCCTCACAAGCTTATGGATACGAAAAAATTATGCTGATGGTTTCCTG GTACATATAATCGATTCATTGCCCGAAGCCTATCCCAAGGTTGAAGAATGGGTAGATACCGTGCTACTTGATGAAGGAAACGCGACGATATTGACTCTTTTTGTTTGCCTCCTTACCGTCTTGTATCTACGCGAGCGACAACGCAGGCATGCTGTTGCTGCCCCTGATGCGATGGCTGCACTGCACCACCCGAATGAGCATGTTGCGCCACCCATGTAG
- the LOC126599456 gene encoding uncharacterized protein LOC126599456 has product MADANQKPEIFELNNGSMRAFITNFGCTITSLSVPGKDGKLADVVLGFDSVDPYVKGLAPYFGCIVGRVANRIKDGRFTLNGTEYSLPINRPPNSLHGGHKGYDKQIWKVAEHKKGDNPSITFKYHSHDGEEGYPGNLSLTATYTLTSSTTMRLDMEAVPENKPTPVSLAQHTYWNLAGHNSGNILDHAIQIRANHITPVDENTVPTGEIKPVKGTPFDFTAEKRVGESIHEVGIGYDHNYVLDYGEEKQGLKHAARVKDPSSSRILNLWSNAPGMQFYTANYVNGVVGKGGAVYGKHAGFCLETQGFPNAINTPNFPSIVVQPGEKYSHTMLFEFSVE; this is encoded by the exons ATGGCGGATGCGAACCAGAAACCAGAAATCTTTGAGCTCAACAATGGGAGCATGCGCGCCTTCATCACAAACTTTGGCTGCACCATCACTTCCTTGTCTGTTCCGGGAAAAGACG GAAAATTGGCTGATGTTGTTCTTGGATTCGACTCCGTGGATCCCTATGTG AAAGGACTTGCTCCTTACTTTGGCTGCATTGTGGGTCGGGTTGCTAATCGAATCAAAGATGGGAGGTTTACGCTCAATGGAACGGAGTACTCCTTGCCTATCAACAGACCTCCGAACAGTCTCCATG GTGGTCACAAGGGGTACGATAAGCAGATATGGAAGGTAGCAGAACATAAAAAGGGCGATAACCCGTCCATCACTTTTAAGTATCACAGTCATGATGGGGAGGAAGGTTACCCCGGGAATCTTTCGCTGACCGCAACTTATACGCTTACTTCAAGCACGACAATGAGACTTGACATGGAAGCAGTGCCTGAGAACAAGCCCACCCCGGTCAGCCTGGCTCAGCACACATACTGGAACTTAGCTGGACATAACTCGGGCAACATACTTGACCACGCAATTCAAATTCGGGCAAACCATATTACCCCTGTGGATGAAAACACAGTCCCAACAGGTGAAATCAAGCCGGTTAAAGGCACGCCCTTTGATTTCACTGCCGAGAAGAGGGTCGGTGAGTCCATCCATGAGGTCGGTATAGGGTATGACCACAACTATGTGCTCGACTATGGGGAAGAGAAACAAGGCCTGAAACATGCTGCAAGAGTGAAGGACCCATCCAGCTCGAGGATCCTTAACCTATGGAGCAATGCCCCCGGGATGCAGTTTTACACCGCGAATTATGTCAATGGGGTTGTCGGCAAAGGAGGCGCTGTCTATGGAAAGCATGCCGGGTTCTGTCTGGAGACACAAGGGTTCCCGAATGCAATTAACACACCGAACTTCCCGTCTATTGTTGTTCAACCCGGTGAGAAGTACAGCCACACCATGTTGTTTGAGTTTTCAGTTGAGTGA